A stretch of the Oncorhynchus clarkii lewisi isolate Uvic-CL-2024 chromosome 9, UVic_Ocla_1.0, whole genome shotgun sequence genome encodes the following:
- the LOC139417266 gene encoding elastase 2, translating into MKFVILALFVAGAYGCGLPTFPPIITRVVGGEDVRENSWPWQVSLQYQSGSSFHHTCGATLISSQWVMTAAHCINSRNTYRVYLGKHNLKNNNEEGSMALTPAKIIVHENWDSYRIRNDIALIKLQSPVTFSDSVMAACLPDSGIVLPHNAPCYVTGWGRLWTGGPIADVLQQALLPVVSHANCTKPDWWGSLVTSSMVCAGGDGDLASCNGDSGGPLNCQNSDGSWDVHGVVSFGSSMGCNYPKKPSVFTRVSAYISWINNVMTSN; encoded by the exons ATGAAGTTTGTGATCTTGgctttgtttgttgctggtg CCTACGGATGTGGGCTGCCCACCTTCCCCCCTATCATCACCAGGGTGGTCGGAGGAGAGGATGTCCGTGAGAACAGCTGGCCCTGGCAG gtgtctcTTCAGTACCAATCTGGTAGCAGCTTCCACCACACCTGTGGCGCCACTCTGATCTCCAGCCAGTGGGTCATGACCGCTGCTCACTGCATCAA CAGCCGCAACACCTACAGGGTATACCTGGGCAAGCACAACCTGAAGAACAACAACGAGGAGGGTTCCATGGCTCTTACTCCCGCCAAGATCATCGTCCATGAGAACTGGGATTCCTACAGAATCCG TAACGACATTGCCCTGATCAAGCTTCAGAGCCCTGTCACCTTCTCTGACTCTGTCATGGCGGCCTGTCTGCCCGACTCCGGCATCGTCCTGCCCCACAATGCTCCCTGCTACGTCACTGGCTGGGGACGCCTCTGGA CCGGAGGCCCCATCGCTGACGTACTGCAGCAGGCCCTCCTGCCCGTGGTCAGCCATGCCAACTGCACCAAGCCCGACTGGTGGGGCAGCCTTGTTACCAGCAGCATGGTCtgtgctggtggtgatggagacCTTGCTAGCTGCAAT GGAGACTCCGGTGGCCCCCTGAACTGCCAGAACTCTGATGGCTCCTGGGACGTTCACGGTGTGGTGAGCTTTGGCTCCAGCATGGGCTGCAACTACCCCAAGAAGCCCTCCGTCTTCACCCGCGTCAGTGCCTACATTTCCTGGATCAACAAC gTGATGACCAGCAACTAA